The following are from one region of the Thermoproteus uzoniensis 768-20 genome:
- a CDS encoding radical SAM/SPASM domain-containing protein has product MIPISVMVAGVGTTSFKIKGRYGVGRPSDFAAPLRPAVTWNITRRCNLKCLHCYVDAGPRDPGELTTQEAMDVVDQMAEVGVPMVIFSGGEPLLREDLFDVAAYAGSKGIKLVLSTNGTLITREVARRLKDLGFYYVGISLDSVDEGYHDAFRGVKGAFAATLAGIKNAVEAGLDVGLRFTVTAKNIEEAPRYIDFAVSLGVRRITFYHLSAAGRAQKMDRGWYYTPEQYVVFINSLIEYARRYAGKIEIETTLAPYDGIYIAEFLGGGSEEYLKFVEAAGGCGRKMVSIYPNGDVYPCQFLDFYKLGNVRERRLREILRPEAVEPFVNTERYLRGPKCGACKFKQYCKGGDRARAYYLTGDMWGDDPLCPIPHLAYIHKS; this is encoded by the coding sequence GTGATACCCATAAGCGTGATGGTGGCCGGCGTCGGCACCACCTCTTTCAAGATAAAGGGGAGGTACGGCGTTGGGAGGCCCAGCGACTTCGCGGCGCCGTTGAGGCCGGCGGTTACTTGGAACATAACCAGGCGTTGCAACCTCAAGTGCCTGCACTGCTACGTCGACGCGGGGCCTAGAGATCCCGGCGAGCTGACGACGCAGGAGGCCATGGACGTGGTGGACCAGATGGCGGAGGTCGGGGTGCCCATGGTCATATTCTCGGGCGGGGAGCCCCTCCTTAGGGAGGACCTATTCGACGTGGCGGCCTACGCAGGGAGCAAGGGGATAAAGCTCGTGTTGTCAACCAACGGCACCTTGATAACTAGGGAGGTCGCGAGGAGGTTGAAGGACTTGGGGTTCTACTACGTTGGGATAAGCCTGGACTCAGTAGACGAGGGGTACCACGACGCGTTTAGGGGCGTCAAGGGCGCCTTCGCCGCGACGCTCGCCGGCATCAAGAACGCGGTGGAGGCCGGGCTGGACGTGGGCCTCCGCTTCACGGTCACGGCGAAGAACATAGAGGAGGCTCCGAGGTACATAGACTTCGCCGTATCTCTCGGCGTCAGGAGAATAACCTTCTACCACCTCTCTGCGGCGGGAAGGGCCCAGAAGATGGATAGGGGGTGGTACTACACGCCGGAGCAGTACGTCGTCTTCATCAACTCGTTAATAGAATACGCCAGGAGGTACGCCGGCAAGATAGAGATCGAGACGACGCTGGCGCCCTACGACGGGATATACATAGCTGAGTTCTTGGGAGGAGGCTCGGAGGAGTATCTGAAGTTCGTCGAGGCGGCTGGGGGGTGCGGCAGGAAGATGGTGTCTATATACCCCAACGGGGACGTGTACCCCTGCCAGTTCCTCGACTTCTACAAGCTGGGCAACGTGAGGGAGAGGAGGCTCCGCGAGATCCTCCGGCCCGAGGCCGTGGAGCCCTTCGTGAACACGGAGAGGTACCTCAGAGGCCCCAAATGCGGCGCCTGTAAGTTCAAGCAGTACTGCAAAGGCGGCGATAGGGCGAGGGCGTACTACCTCACAGGCGATATGTGGGGCGACGACCCGCTCTGCCCGATCCCGCACCTCGCGTATATCCATAAAAGCTGA